DNA sequence from the Penaeus vannamei isolate JL-2024 unplaced genomic scaffold, ASM4276789v1 unanchor148, whole genome shotgun sequence genome:
gtatttGCAATGACAGGCAGAATTGAGCGTCATCGAATCTTAATTTCCAACTATCTACCTACCTTAACTTTCAACTATTCTGCGAAGGCAAATGAACTATTACTGAAGATTCCCTTCTTTGTGCTACTATCATATACACTTTTCCTTATGTAATATCAGTgcaacttttattcttttttccactATCTGATGATTGCAGGAAaccttatataaatgtgtgtgtttgtgtgtgcgtgtgtgtgtgcgtgtgcgcgcaagtgaactcacatacatatgcataaacatatttttgtgtgcatatgtatgtgtatatatatatgcatgtatgtatatatgaaatatatatatatatatatatatatatatatatatatatatatatatatatatatatgtattcataatatatgtgtgtgtgtgtgtgtgtgtgtgtgtgtgtgtgtgtgtgtgtgtgtgtgtgtgtgtgtgtgtgtgtgtgtgtgtgtgtgtgtgtgtgtgtgtgtgtattcatgtgtatatatatatttgtttatgcatgcatgtatatatatatatatatatatatatatatatatatatatatatatatatatatatatgtatatatatatatatatatatgtatgacatattcacacacacacaaataatcatatgcaatggtaaaaaaaaaggaaagtgaaacaattagtgattcatatatatttatattcctgtTGATACATGTTGATTTTGGTAAACAGACAGAATGTTCTATACTTGGGTATGTACAGTTTTCCATGTATACGTGTAAACgtacccgaacacacacacacacacacacacacacacacacacacacacacacacacacacacacacacacacacacacacacacacacacacacacacacacacacacacacacctctcagaAACATCACATACAAAGTAACTTCTGTTTGCCTATCATTTTATAACGGTATCAATAATctatagaatgaaaataaatatgaaaatcgtTGTACATCCtttgtttttaatatttctttccaTCACAAAGGGACTGTTTGGCCATCAAAAGCTTATCATATCAAACCAATACCTGGTTAACATTCAAAATATCCAGATGGTATTCCTGGTATTAAGCCTCAATCAAAGAAACTGGTGGTAGGAGCACAGGTGGCGAGTGTTCACGAGGACAGAGAACACACCACAGGCAACCGTTGTCCCTTTCAAAATTGTTGGGGAACAGttcaaagaggaaagggaatgaacaGTCGATTCGAGACGGTTCGATACAGGGTTCGAGATCTGCCGTGTGGTACCGTTTCGCAAACAATTTCGAATGGGACAGATAAAGTAAACGTTTGTAAATGGGACACATGAACTGTTCAGAAATATGTAGTGTATCCTCACAAAGTGGAATTATCCTACagatatattttttacatgtatGAATAATATGTATAGTAACCTTCGTTTCCTGTAACACAATGTAATCCTACTTGAGTGGGTTTCGGTCAAGCAGTCGTTCATGTGTTGCATGTTGAAATATTTACTTTTGTAGTTGATTTGCACAACATTACACGCattgttttctgttttgattcCGTTGTTTAGAATGAATGTGCATTGCTGATCCGCTGTACCCGTAGCCAGCAGAAGGCCAGCAGCAGCAGTTGAGGTGCATTGGTGACACAGCATGAGGGTGTCGCATGCCTATTTTATGTCTTGTGATATAacatttgataatatatatattcttttcgttGGGCGAGTCAATGCCGGCTTAGTGCactgttttattgattttattgcagACTTTTATAGATCTAGCTTACTgaacaataataccattaatcatattattattaacaacttTCAACAAGATTAACAGGTTAGTTTGAGAGTCTGAGGGTAAGTGAATGCCCTTGCGTGGGTCTTGTTGTGCCGGTCCTTGACTCCCCGTGATGGCGACCCGACCTGACCTCCGTCTTCTTCCCGCAGCAGCCCGGTGTTGTCCCGAGCCCTCACATGGCACCCGCCGGTGTCGGTCCAGATGGACAACCGCGCCTTCGTGCAGAGAACGCACTCGACGCTCTGTTAGACGAATTGCAAACCTTCGCAAGGCCCCCATCTGAGGCAGGGAGCCGCAAGAGTAGCATCGACGTAACACCCGCCACACCGCTGGCCACTGCTGCCCCGACTAGCCTCACTGTCACTTCCGCCCTTAGCACTACGAACACGGGCGTCAGGCGGCTGCCGTCCTTCCCCAGTTCTGACTCCCAGTCGTCCCCAGTCAAGACCCCAGCCTCAGTGTTCCCCGGGGTGTCCAGCACACTCCCCAGGGCGGCAGGCAGCAGCAGCCAGGCGCCCCTGCCACCCCCGCGTGATGAACACCGCCTCAGTGTGGCCTCCAACGCCTCGGCAGGATCTGGCCGGTCATCTCCAAGGGGCAGCATCAGTGGAGAGCCGCACCGTttgcctcccccgcctcccccccggACCTCATCCAAGTCCCCCATGCTGTCCCCTTCCTCGCCCATGAGTCCAGCCCCGAGGTCAGCCTCGGTTCCCCCAGGTGGGGTTGTGGCGACAGTGGTGGGCGGTGTGTTACGGAACTCAGAGGGCCGCGAGTTGTATGGCCCGGTGCTGCGGCAGCGGCCACCCCTCGGGCGAGGCTCGTTCAGCGAAGACTCGACGGCCTCGTCGGCCTCCACCAACAGTTCGACGAGTAGCGCCAAGGCCGGGCAGCTGTCCTCCAACAGCAGCAGTACCGAGAGTGTCAACTCCCAGGAGGGAGCTGGGCATCGCCAGCAGAACACCAGCAGCGTGCCCCCGACGCCCCCTCCGAAGCAGAGGCAGGAAAACCTAGAAGCAAGGCACATGGAGCTCCTCAGGCGCCAGAAGCAGCTGCAAGAGCAATACCAGCGCCTCCAGGCCCTCCAGCGTTCAGGAGGTCGTCTCGCTCCGGCCAACGTGGACTTGAAGAAAACGGGGAGCGAGAGCAATCTGTCAGCCCGCCTGGGCCTCTCCCTGGCCCCGGTGTCGCACGGGTCCCTCTCCAACCTCGCCTCGTCCCCGTCCCCATCCCAGTCGCAGGCCTCCCACACcaacaccctccccaaccccaagaCCTCCTCCCTGGCCACCGTGGGAGGGGACGCGCACCTGACGACGAAGCGCACGAGTGGTGGCCTGGTGGAGACCGATATTCTCTGAAGGCCCTGGGCTCTGTTTATACACTGAGTATGGAGGAAGACTCTCCTTATTCATGAGAATaggatatgtaaatatgtaaagttTATACATACAAGAAACTGCCAACAGAGAGACTAAGGGAAACTTACCATGCAATATACGCTTTGTTTAGGACTCATTTTGCGTCATTTGACAAAACATAATTTTTGTCATGGTTATTTCAAGGTTTATCTATGTCATTAAAATCAAAAGACTTTTTGCCTACCAAACTCCTTGATCAAGAAGAAGA
Encoded proteins:
- the LOC113800296 gene encoding coiled-coil domain-containing protein AGAP005037-like, producing MAPAGVGPDGQPRLRAENALDALLDELQTFARPPSEAGSRKSSIDVTPATPLATAAPTSLTVTSALSTTNTGVRRLPSFPSSDSQSSPVKTPASVFPGVSSTLPRAAGSSSQAPLPPPRDEHRLSVASNASAGSGRSSPRGSISGEPHRLPPPPPPRTSSKSPMLSPSSPMSPAPRSASVPPGGVVATVVGGVLRNSEGRELYGPVLRQRPPLGRGSFSEDSTASSASTNSSTSSAKAGQLSSNSSSTESVNSQEGAGHRQQNTSSVPPTPPPKQRQENLEARHMELLRRQKQLQEQYQRLQALQRSGGRLAPANVDLKKTGSESNLSARLGLSLAPVSHGSLSNLASSPSPSQSQASHTNTLPNPKTSSLATVGGDAHLTTKRTSGGLVETDIL